One region of Corallococcus silvisoli genomic DNA includes:
- a CDS encoding polyprenyl synthetase family protein: MATLLSNVQQPLADVAPPEQAWLHLVQARVERSLAQLLELEDERALDARWTRAAEHARAYALRPAKRLRPALVLAGHGLARGSTAVPPGLWRFAAGLELLHTFLLIHDDVADQAELRRGGPVLHRMLAPGRTGEDLAVVMGDHLFARSLEAMLESGLPGASRVARYYLGVCRHTAAGQYLDLELARAPLAEVTLFQTLRVAHLKTARYGFCAPLVCGAMLGGADARLQQGLERVGRALGLAYQLRDDLIGLFGDASLSGKASDGDFMQAKRTFPVVAAYVRATPAGREELERLWALPEACRDGAALARARELVEDFGGRAACERAVERASRSARRSLQALPNPHGMRDLLDALIARLARRAS, from the coding sequence ATGGCGACCCTGCTTTCCAACGTGCAGCAGCCTCTCGCGGACGTGGCGCCCCCGGAGCAGGCCTGGCTGCACCTCGTGCAGGCGCGGGTGGAGCGCTCGCTCGCCCAGTTGTTGGAGTTGGAGGACGAGCGGGCGTTGGACGCGCGCTGGACGCGGGCGGCGGAGCATGCGCGCGCCTATGCGCTGAGGCCGGCCAAGCGGCTGCGGCCGGCGCTGGTGCTGGCGGGGCATGGGCTGGCGCGTGGGAGCACCGCGGTGCCGCCGGGGCTGTGGCGCTTCGCCGCGGGGCTGGAGCTGTTGCACACGTTCCTGCTCATCCATGACGACGTGGCGGACCAGGCGGAGCTTCGCCGGGGCGGGCCGGTGCTGCACCGGATGCTGGCCCCGGGCCGGACGGGCGAGGACCTGGCCGTCGTCATGGGGGACCACCTCTTCGCGCGCTCGCTGGAGGCGATGCTGGAGTCGGGGCTGCCGGGCGCGTCGCGCGTGGCGCGGTACTACCTGGGGGTGTGCCGTCACACGGCGGCGGGGCAGTACCTGGACCTGGAGCTGGCGCGCGCGCCGCTCGCGGAGGTGACGCTCTTCCAGACGCTGCGCGTGGCCCACCTCAAGACGGCGCGCTATGGCTTCTGCGCTCCGCTGGTGTGCGGCGCGATGCTGGGCGGCGCGGACGCGCGGCTCCAGCAGGGCCTGGAGCGGGTGGGGCGCGCGCTGGGGCTGGCCTACCAGCTCCGCGACGACCTCATCGGTCTGTTCGGCGACGCGTCGCTTTCGGGCAAGGCCTCCGACGGCGACTTCATGCAGGCCAAGCGCACCTTCCCGGTGGTGGCCGCGTACGTGCGCGCGACGCCCGCGGGCCGCGAGGAGCTGGAGCGGCTGTGGGCGCTGCCCGAGGCGTGCAGGGACGGCGCGGCCCTCGCGCGGGCCCGGGAGCTGGTGGAGGACTTCGGAGGCCGCGCCGCGTGTGAGCGCGCGGTGGAGCGGGCGTCGCGTTCGGCGCGGCGGAGCCTGCAGGCGTTGCCCAACCCCCACGGCATGCGGGACCTGCTGGACGCCCTCATCGCCCGGCTCGCGCGTCGTGCTTCCTGA
- a CDS encoding carotenoid 1,2-hydratase — protein MKSMLARSISREVALAPRVSGLPALPDVAGSYRWFYADVTAGPYSAVCIFMLGSLFSPRYSVAARRGGHPLAYSAVNFALYHQGVRRLWVLSEYPCVESQGPGRLRIGRSTLTHALDGTVRMDVEDATAPWGRPVRASLTLRPLTGRGAEVRLVPDLPHYWQALAPRAEARLEVSSLEVMAEGLGYHDTNHGEEPLGARLSGWHWARTHHAAHTEVDYHLPDGVAPLRMRADVDGVVCERGEKPEARPTRITGWGLRVPAKLHTGMEAVGPPRLLESSPFYARLESRRDALDTMGEVADFRRFHSPFIRWMAHFRTRMGRMA, from the coding sequence ATGAAGTCCATGCTCGCGCGGAGCATCTCGCGGGAGGTGGCCCTGGCGCCGAGGGTGTCCGGGCTGCCCGCGCTGCCGGACGTGGCGGGGTCCTACCGTTGGTTCTACGCGGACGTGACCGCGGGGCCGTACAGCGCGGTGTGCATCTTCATGCTGGGGTCGCTCTTCTCGCCGCGCTACTCGGTGGCGGCGCGGCGCGGCGGGCATCCGCTCGCGTACAGCGCGGTGAACTTCGCGCTCTATCACCAGGGCGTGCGCCGGCTGTGGGTGCTCAGTGAGTATCCGTGCGTGGAGTCGCAGGGACCGGGGCGGCTGCGCATCGGGCGCTCCACGTTGACGCACGCGCTGGACGGCACGGTGCGCATGGACGTGGAGGACGCGACGGCGCCGTGGGGCCGTCCGGTGCGCGCCAGCCTGACGCTGCGGCCACTGACCGGGCGGGGCGCGGAGGTGCGGCTCGTGCCGGACCTGCCTCACTACTGGCAGGCGTTGGCGCCCCGCGCGGAGGCGCGGCTGGAGGTGTCCTCGCTGGAGGTGATGGCGGAGGGGCTGGGCTATCACGACACCAACCACGGCGAGGAGCCGCTGGGCGCGAGGCTGTCCGGTTGGCATTGGGCGCGCACGCACCACGCGGCCCACACGGAGGTGGACTACCACCTGCCGGACGGCGTGGCGCCGCTGAGGATGAGGGCGGACGTGGATGGCGTGGTGTGCGAGCGGGGCGAGAAGCCGGAGGCTCGGCCCACCCGCATCACCGGTTGGGGCCTGCGGGTGCCCGCGAAGCTGCACACGGGCATGGAGGCGGTGGGCCCGCCGCGTCTGCTGGAGTCGTCGCCCTTCTATGCGCGGCTGGAGTCGCGTCGCGACGCGCTGGACACGATGGGCGAGGTGGCGGACTTCCGCCGCTTCCACTCCCCATTCATTCGCTGGATGGCGCACTTCCGGACGCGCATGGGGCGGATGGCATGA
- a CDS encoding phytoene desaturase family protein produces MKGSRVAVIGGGIGGLTAAGLLAKDGHAVTLFEAGPSLGGKAQAVTVEGLTLDTGPTLLTLPALVRSTFEQLDARDLLPPFTALDPQCTYRFADGCGFTAYQDLERMADSAAELRPAERKGVHSFYAEAAAIWRAAGEPYLEAPFEGMAGFMARVARRGIGAMLAGMKLDTLHALAAKHFQTHHLQQYVGRFATYAGGSPYASSAAFALIPHIEHAYGVHHVRGGIGALVEALGQAVRRLGVTVHLDTRARFERVSGGYRVGPGAEGAHFDSVVVNADPLASLRRESEPLSLSGFVLLLEVEGRPALPHHTVLFGGDSRREFDELFAGQLATDPTVYFCNPSATDPSMAPLGRTGLFVMVNAPAMPMGEGPAEQARRDWEALAEHVRVQMFDKLFRHYPALKGHVRVVGQRTPVDLAARGAPGGSIYGFLPHGRFGPFRRPRIRGGTPGLFYAGGGTHPGGGVPLVMLSGQFAARMASAHLREGT; encoded by the coding sequence ATGAAGGGCTCGCGCGTGGCGGTGATTGGAGGCGGCATCGGGGGGCTGACCGCCGCGGGCCTGCTGGCCAAGGACGGCCACGCGGTGACGCTGTTCGAAGCGGGGCCGTCGCTGGGAGGCAAGGCGCAGGCCGTCACCGTGGAGGGACTGACGCTGGACACCGGGCCCACGCTGCTCACGTTGCCGGCGCTGGTGCGGAGCACCTTCGAGCAACTGGACGCGCGGGACCTGCTGCCGCCGTTCACGGCGTTGGATCCGCAGTGCACCTACCGCTTCGCGGACGGGTGCGGCTTCACGGCGTACCAGGACCTGGAGCGCATGGCGGACAGCGCCGCGGAGCTGCGGCCCGCCGAGCGCAAGGGCGTGCACTCCTTCTACGCGGAGGCCGCGGCCATCTGGCGCGCCGCGGGCGAGCCCTACCTGGAGGCCCCCTTCGAGGGCATGGCCGGCTTCATGGCGCGCGTGGCCCGCCGGGGCATTGGCGCGATGCTGGCGGGGATGAAGCTGGACACGCTGCACGCGCTGGCGGCGAAGCACTTCCAGACGCATCACCTGCAACAGTACGTGGGCCGCTTCGCCACCTACGCGGGCGGGTCGCCCTATGCGTCCAGCGCGGCCTTCGCGCTCATCCCGCACATCGAACATGCGTACGGCGTGCACCACGTCCGGGGAGGCATTGGCGCGCTGGTGGAGGCGCTGGGGCAGGCGGTGCGACGGCTGGGCGTGACGGTGCATCTGGACACGCGCGCCCGCTTCGAGCGCGTCTCCGGGGGCTACCGCGTGGGGCCGGGCGCGGAGGGAGCGCACTTCGACAGCGTGGTGGTGAACGCGGATCCGCTGGCGTCGCTGCGCCGGGAGTCGGAGCCGCTGTCCCTGTCCGGCTTCGTGTTGTTGCTGGAGGTGGAGGGACGGCCGGCCCTGCCGCACCACACGGTGCTCTTCGGTGGCGACTCCCGGCGCGAATTCGACGAGCTGTTCGCGGGCCAGCTGGCGACGGACCCCACGGTGTACTTCTGCAACCCGTCCGCCACGGACCCGAGCATGGCGCCCCTGGGGCGCACGGGGCTGTTCGTGATGGTGAACGCGCCGGCCATGCCCATGGGCGAAGGCCCGGCGGAGCAGGCCCGGCGCGACTGGGAGGCGCTGGCGGAGCACGTGCGGGTGCAGATGTTCGACAAGCTCTTCCGGCACTACCCGGCGCTGAAGGGCCACGTGCGCGTGGTGGGACAGCGCACGCCGGTGGACCTGGCGGCGCGTGGGGCTCCAGGGGGTTCCATCTACGGCTTCCTGCCGCACGGGCGCTTCGGTCCGTTCCGCAGGCCGCGCATCCGGGGCGGCACGCCGGGGCTGTTCTACGCGGGCGGCGGCACGCACCCGGGCGGCGGGGTGCCGCTGGTGATGTTGTCGGGCCAGTTCGCGGCGCGGATGGCCTCCGCGCACCTGCGGGAGGGCACATGA
- a CDS encoding glycosyltransferase — translation MNALGLLTFGWATLAGGFSAVALARLSRRTPAAATPVLPSVLLLRPVDAPTPQELENLARPIDYAGPLEQVVLSPYRPRLAAGVRWLPSDPVCPNRKVGHLLYALDTLRVHGRVVLAVDADVAVTGALVEGLAAPLVAGAALSTAAPTPVGAVDAAGRAMAGLLRYTHHSFRALHVMSAGAQAVCGKALGMSARAVEELRGVSDHIGEDLELARRLHAHGLEVALSPAPAWVPVAPGTSWRVPLERFTRWMQVLASHRPALYPTVPLLFTPTVPLVLLAGFLQEPRVWLAVAALVAVRTLLALRLSALSRVPGEVDRGHALTDWVRGELLLLGAFAASLTRRGRVTWRGHTYALETGGRMVRVAARWSGGPG, via the coding sequence ATGAACGCGCTCGGGCTCCTGACCTTCGGGTGGGCGACGCTGGCCGGAGGCTTCAGCGCGGTGGCGCTGGCGCGGCTGTCGCGCCGCACGCCCGCCGCCGCAACGCCCGTGCTTCCTTCCGTGCTGCTGCTGCGCCCCGTGGACGCGCCCACGCCACAGGAGCTGGAGAACCTTGCGCGGCCCATCGATTACGCGGGCCCGCTGGAGCAGGTGGTGCTGTCGCCCTACCGCCCCCGTCTGGCAGCGGGCGTGCGCTGGCTGCCGAGCGATCCGGTGTGCCCCAATCGCAAGGTGGGCCACCTGCTCTACGCCCTGGACACGCTGCGGGTGCACGGACGCGTGGTGCTCGCGGTGGACGCGGACGTGGCGGTGACGGGAGCGCTGGTGGAGGGACTGGCCGCGCCGCTGGTGGCGGGCGCCGCGCTGAGCACCGCCGCCCCCACGCCCGTCGGCGCGGTGGATGCGGCGGGCCGCGCGATGGCGGGCCTGCTGCGCTACACCCATCACAGCTTCCGTGCGCTCCACGTGATGAGCGCGGGGGCGCAGGCGGTGTGCGGCAAGGCGTTGGGCATGTCCGCGCGGGCCGTGGAGGAGCTGCGCGGGGTGTCGGACCACATCGGCGAGGACCTGGAGCTGGCCAGACGCCTGCACGCGCACGGTCTGGAGGTGGCCCTGAGCCCCGCGCCCGCATGGGTGCCCGTGGCGCCTGGGACGTCCTGGCGCGTGCCGCTGGAGCGCTTCACGCGGTGGATGCAGGTGCTCGCGAGCCACCGGCCGGCCCTGTACCCCACGGTGCCCTTGCTCTTCACGCCCACCGTGCCGCTGGTGCTGCTGGCCGGCTTCCTCCAGGAGCCCCGGGTGTGGCTGGCGGTGGCGGCCCTGGTCGCCGTGCGCACGCTGCTGGCGCTGCGCCTCTCCGCGCTGAGCCGGGTGCCAGGAGAGGTGGACCGGGGCCACGCGCTGACGGACTGGGTCCGGGGGGAGCTGCTGCTGCTCGGGGCCTTCGCGGCCTCGCTCACGCGGCGGGGACGGGTGACGTGGCGCGGTCACACCTACGCGCTGGAGACGGGAGGACGCATGGTGCGGGTGGCGGCGCGGTGGAGCGGAGGCCCGGGATGA
- a CDS encoding peroxiredoxin family protein, with protein sequence MKAWLTGALTVTLAAGSAVGASSPGPEALDATLSTSKGERVQLSRWRGKPVILFYEDKDSTTLNAPLKAELFTRGRERGLLQSAFVVAVANLEKYDFFPAREIALSYVRDEEKKAGVPILVDLRGTLGQAPWKLPTKTSTVMLLDSEGTPVFRSSGRMKPEDQERFFVVLGELVGQDLSAEREEEEVRR encoded by the coding sequence GTGAAGGCATGGCTCACAGGCGCGCTGACGGTGACCCTGGCGGCGGGGAGCGCGGTCGGCGCGTCCTCCCCCGGTCCAGAGGCGTTGGACGCGACGTTAAGCACCTCCAAGGGAGAGCGCGTCCAGCTGTCACGCTGGCGTGGGAAACCGGTCATCCTCTTCTACGAGGACAAGGACTCCACGACACTCAACGCGCCTCTGAAGGCGGAGCTCTTCACACGGGGACGCGAGCGGGGTCTGCTCCAGAGCGCGTTCGTGGTCGCGGTCGCCAACCTGGAGAAGTACGACTTCTTCCCCGCGAGGGAGATTGCCCTGTCATACGTGCGCGACGAGGAGAAGAAGGCAGGGGTGCCCATCCTGGTGGACCTGCGTGGCACCCTGGGGCAGGCGCCGTGGAAGCTGCCCACCAAGACGTCCACGGTGATGCTGCTGGACTCCGAAGGGACGCCTGTCTTCCGCTCCTCTGGCCGCATGAAGCCGGAGGACCAGGAGCGCTTCTTCGTCGTCCTGGGGGAGCTGGTGGGGCAGGACCTGTCCGCGGAGCGTGAGGAGGAGGAGGTTCGACGGTGA
- a CDS encoding phytoene desaturase family protein → MSTQRKRVVVVGAGVGGLAAAARLARQGFDVQVFEKTHGPGGRCNRLQVDGFTWDVGPTIVLMPEVFEETFRALGRRIEDSLTLVRCDPNYRVHFRDGSDVTFTSELCAMGRELERVEPGSFQRYLSFMARGRTQYRVSLDHFVGRNFEGIRDYFSPSVLARIFQARAHRRMYADVSRYFRDDRLRAAMTFQTMYLGVSPFESPAVYGLLPFTELGVGIWFPKGGLYAIPLALERLAREEGVTLHYGRPVERILTKGGRATGVRLAGGEEVQADAVLCNADLPYAYEQLLDPKDAPFKRGEKLRFTSSGYMLYLGMKKQVPGLFHHNVMFGRDYAGSFDDIFQRFRVPEDPSFYVNVPTRTDPSLAPEGKDALYVLVPVPHQHASLDWKVEGPKVRAKVFQRMAELGYPDLEADIEVERVFTPDDWAGTYNLARGSAFGLAQNFFQIGPFRPANVDPRVKNLFFVGASTQPGTGLPTVLISARLVTERLVAWARKEGVALSPRAGTPAAVEVAA, encoded by the coding sequence ATGAGCACACAGCGCAAGCGGGTGGTGGTGGTGGGCGCGGGGGTGGGCGGGCTTGCCGCGGCGGCGCGGCTCGCGCGTCAGGGCTTCGACGTCCAGGTATTCGAGAAGACGCACGGCCCCGGTGGGCGGTGCAACCGGCTCCAGGTGGACGGGTTCACGTGGGACGTGGGGCCCACCATCGTGTTGATGCCGGAGGTGTTCGAGGAGACCTTCCGCGCGCTGGGCCGCCGCATCGAGGACTCCCTCACGCTGGTGCGCTGCGACCCGAACTACCGGGTGCACTTCCGGGACGGCTCCGACGTGACCTTCACGTCCGAGCTGTGCGCGATGGGCCGCGAGCTGGAGCGCGTGGAGCCGGGCAGCTTCCAGCGCTACCTGTCCTTCATGGCGCGGGGCCGCACCCAGTACCGCGTGAGCCTGGACCACTTCGTGGGACGCAACTTCGAGGGCATCCGCGACTACTTCTCCCCCAGCGTGCTGGCGAGGATCTTCCAGGCCCGCGCGCACCGCCGCATGTACGCGGACGTCAGCCGCTACTTCCGGGACGACCGGCTGCGCGCGGCGATGACGTTCCAGACCATGTACCTGGGCGTGTCTCCCTTCGAGTCGCCCGCGGTGTATGGCCTGCTGCCCTTCACCGAGCTGGGCGTGGGCATCTGGTTCCCGAAGGGCGGCCTGTATGCCATTCCCCTCGCGCTGGAGCGGCTGGCGCGCGAGGAGGGCGTGACGCTGCACTATGGCCGTCCGGTGGAGCGCATCCTCACGAAAGGGGGCCGCGCCACGGGCGTGCGGCTCGCGGGCGGCGAGGAGGTGCAAGCGGATGCCGTGCTGTGCAACGCGGACCTGCCGTACGCGTACGAGCAGCTGCTCGACCCGAAGGACGCGCCCTTCAAGCGCGGGGAGAAGCTGCGCTTCACCTCCAGCGGCTACATGCTCTACCTGGGCATGAAGAAGCAGGTGCCGGGGCTCTTCCACCACAACGTGATGTTCGGCCGCGACTACGCGGGCTCCTTCGATGACATCTTCCAGCGCTTCCGCGTGCCGGAGGACCCCAGCTTCTACGTCAACGTCCCCACGCGCACGGACCCGTCGCTGGCGCCGGAGGGCAAGGACGCGCTCTACGTGCTCGTGCCCGTGCCGCACCAGCACGCGAGCCTGGACTGGAAGGTGGAGGGCCCGAAGGTGCGCGCGAAGGTGTTCCAGCGCATGGCGGAGCTGGGCTACCCGGACCTGGAGGCGGACATCGAGGTGGAGCGCGTGTTCACCCCGGATGACTGGGCGGGCACCTACAACCTGGCGCGCGGCAGCGCGTTCGGGCTGGCGCAGAACTTCTTCCAGATTGGCCCCTTCCGTCCGGCCAACGTGGACCCTCGCGTGAAGAACCTCTTCTTCGTGGGCGCCTCCACGCAGCCGGGCACGGGCCTGCCCACGGTGCTCATCTCCGCGCGGCTCGTCACCGAGCGGCTGGTGGCGTGGGCCCGCAAGGAGGGCGTGGCGCTGTCGCCGCGAGCGGGGACGCCCGCGGCGGTGGAGGTGGCGGCATGA
- a CDS encoding TIGR01777 family oxidoreductase gives MRVTCTGATGFLGPGFVQGLLDAGHTVHVLSRNVEHALGRLPAGVTGSYFDGSTPLSPDALAGAQGVMHLAGEPVDQRWTHEAKQRIHQSRVEGTRVLVEAMRQAGSVRHFVCASAVGYYGGARAALTLTEEDTPGDDFLAQVCQGWEAEAQRAEAAGMRTVRLRIGVVLHPAGGVLHRMLPVFRMGAGAKVGNGHQYVSWVHRDDLFQLMRFTLEHATLSGAVNATSPEPVTNATFAHTLGAVLERPAVLQVPGLVLKARFGEMARVALEGQRVMPRRALEAGFQFRHPELTEALRDLLRHASP, from the coding sequence GTGAGGGTGACCTGCACGGGTGCCACGGGCTTCCTCGGTCCGGGATTTGTCCAGGGTTTGTTGGACGCCGGCCACACCGTGCACGTGCTCAGCCGAAACGTTGAACACGCCCTGGGGCGGCTGCCCGCCGGGGTGACGGGCTCCTACTTCGATGGGAGCACCCCGCTGTCGCCGGACGCGCTCGCGGGGGCGCAGGGGGTCATGCACCTGGCCGGCGAGCCGGTGGACCAGCGCTGGACGCACGAGGCCAAGCAGCGCATCCACCAGAGCCGGGTGGAGGGCACGCGGGTGTTGGTGGAGGCGATGCGGCAGGCGGGGAGCGTGCGGCACTTCGTCTGCGCGTCGGCGGTGGGCTACTACGGCGGCGCCCGGGCGGCGCTGACGCTGACGGAGGAGGACACGCCCGGCGACGACTTCCTCGCCCAGGTGTGCCAGGGCTGGGAGGCCGAAGCCCAGCGCGCGGAGGCGGCGGGCATGCGCACGGTGCGCCTGCGCATCGGCGTGGTGCTGCACCCGGCGGGGGGCGTGCTGCACCGGATGCTGCCGGTGTTCCGCATGGGCGCGGGCGCGAAGGTGGGCAACGGCCACCAGTACGTCAGCTGGGTGCACCGCGACGACCTGTTCCAGCTGATGCGCTTCACGCTGGAGCACGCCACGCTGTCGGGCGCGGTGAACGCCACGTCGCCGGAGCCGGTGACGAACGCGACCTTCGCGCACACGCTGGGCGCGGTGCTCGAGCGGCCCGCGGTGCTGCAGGTGCCGGGGCTCGTCCTCAAGGCGCGCTTCGGAGAGATGGCGCGCGTGGCGCTGGAGGGCCAGCGGGTGATGCCGCGTCGCGCGCTGGAGGCGGGCTTCCAGTTCCGCCACCCCGAGCTGACCGAAGCGCTGCGCGACCTGCTGCGCCACGCCTCCCCCTGA
- a CDS encoding lycopene cyclase domain-containing protein → MMETRWAYLLHLLAWTLPVIGIQLALLVGHYKARSGAVLRAVLPPALVVGVYLSVADHLAISTGIWNFGAGRHLGVYVGVVPLEEVLFFLITSVLVSLGLALFTALWRPREARAP, encoded by the coding sequence ATGATGGAGACGCGCTGGGCGTACCTCCTCCACCTGCTGGCCTGGACGCTGCCGGTGATTGGCATCCAACTGGCGCTGCTGGTGGGCCACTACAAGGCGCGCTCGGGAGCGGTGCTGCGCGCGGTGTTGCCGCCGGCGCTCGTCGTGGGCGTGTACCTGTCCGTCGCGGACCACCTGGCCATCTCCACCGGCATCTGGAACTTCGGCGCCGGGCGACACCTGGGCGTGTACGTGGGCGTGGTGCCGCTGGAGGAGGTCCTGTTCTTCCTCATCACCAGCGTGCTGGTGTCACTGGGGCTGGCGCTGTTCACGGCGCTGTGGCGGCCCCGGGAGGCGCGAGCGCCTTGA
- a CDS encoding phytoene/squalene synthase family protein, producing MSVTESPGLVARGYRRARTVTRHHAKSFFFASYLLFGQRRKAAFALYAFCRRLDDLVDAGESALPQAASLDLPTRLARARERVAEVYLPLPELASRELGPLSARQPSAEAPSPWDPSEFAALRHTIHHYRIPEQPFQDLISGMEMDLTRVRYDTWEELALYCHRVAGVVGWMLTPVLGCEDVRAVEPAADLGRAMQLTNILRDVREDLERGRVYLPAEELRAFGITEDDLRQGRVDAKWRDFMRFQIQRARAYYARAAGGVRYLTGFGSQRMVRLMGSIYGDILRDIEARDFDVFSGRAHTTPGRKLELAATVFLRPRAALPDTPVPLPSTPVALPSTGTGGPR from the coding sequence ATGAGCGTCACGGAATCCCCCGGCCTCGTCGCGCGGGGCTACCGGCGGGCGCGCACCGTCACGCGCCACCATGCGAAGAGCTTCTTCTTCGCGTCGTACCTGCTCTTCGGTCAGCGGCGGAAGGCGGCCTTCGCGCTGTATGCCTTCTGCCGGCGGCTGGACGACCTGGTGGACGCGGGCGAGAGCGCGCTGCCCCAGGCGGCCTCGCTCGACCTGCCGACGCGCCTGGCCCGCGCGCGCGAGCGCGTAGCGGAGGTGTACCTGCCGCTGCCGGAGCTGGCCTCGCGAGAGCTGGGCCCTTTGTCCGCGCGCCAGCCCTCGGCGGAGGCTCCGTCGCCGTGGGACCCGAGCGAGTTCGCGGCGCTGCGCCACACCATCCACCACTACCGGATTCCGGAGCAGCCCTTCCAGGACCTCATCTCCGGCATGGAGATGGACCTGACGCGCGTCCGGTACGACACGTGGGAGGAGCTGGCGCTGTACTGCCACCGGGTCGCGGGCGTGGTCGGGTGGATGCTCACGCCGGTGCTGGGCTGCGAGGACGTCCGGGCGGTGGAGCCCGCGGCGGACCTGGGCCGCGCGATGCAGCTCACCAACATCCTGCGCGACGTGCGCGAGGACCTGGAGCGCGGCCGGGTGTACCTGCCCGCGGAGGAGCTGCGCGCCTTCGGAATCACGGAGGACGACCTGCGCCAGGGCCGGGTGGACGCGAAGTGGCGCGACTTCATGCGCTTCCAGATTCAACGCGCGCGGGCGTACTACGCGCGGGCGGCGGGAGGGGTGCGCTACCTCACCGGCTTCGGCAGCCAGCGCATGGTGCGGCTGATGGGCTCCATCTACGGCGACATCCTGCGCGACATCGAGGCGCGGGACTTCGACGTGTTCAGCGGCCGGGCCCACACGACGCCGGGCCGCAAGCTGGAGCTGGCGGCGACCGTGTTCCTGCGCCCCCGGGCCGCGCTGCCGGACACCCCCGTGCCGCTGCCCTCCACCCCGGTCGCGCTGCCATCCACGGGCACGGGAGGTCCGCGATGA
- a CDS encoding lysophospholipid acyltransferase family protein: MIRAAKGGPFGWAVDRYIGWKVRSTFRGLWVRGELPSDGVGRLVYLNHSNWWDGFVLHQLCQVAGWDGYCLMDEDNLRRYPFHTKMGAFSIRKQDARSSLSSLRYAKELLRKPNAAVCVFPEGEHRPFGDFPLRLERGVELLAKAAKARCVPVAIRYVFFEHERPDVLLEVGPAHDAGPLARFQSELEAAVHRVSSVTGLEGFTRKVAGARGVAERWDRARGLGP; the protein is encoded by the coding sequence TTGATTCGCGCGGCGAAGGGGGGCCCCTTCGGGTGGGCGGTGGACCGGTACATCGGGTGGAAGGTCCGCTCGACGTTCCGGGGCCTGTGGGTGCGCGGCGAGCTGCCCTCCGACGGCGTGGGGCGGCTCGTCTACCTGAACCACTCCAACTGGTGGGACGGCTTCGTGCTGCACCAGCTCTGCCAGGTGGCGGGTTGGGACGGGTACTGCCTCATGGACGAGGACAACCTGCGCCGCTACCCATTCCATACGAAGATGGGTGCGTTCAGCATCCGCAAGCAGGACGCGAGGTCGTCGCTGTCCTCGCTGCGGTACGCGAAGGAGCTCCTGCGCAAGCCGAACGCGGCGGTGTGTGTCTTTCCGGAAGGGGAGCACCGGCCCTTCGGTGACTTCCCGCTGCGGCTGGAGCGGGGCGTGGAGCTGCTGGCGAAGGCGGCGAAGGCGCGGTGCGTGCCCGTCGCCATCCGCTACGTCTTCTTCGAGCACGAGCGGCCGGACGTGCTACTGGAGGTGGGGCCCGCGCACGATGCCGGGCCGCTCGCGCGCTTCCAGAGCGAGCTGGAGGCGGCGGTGCACCGGGTGTCGTCCGTGACGGGATTGGAGGGCTTCACGCGCAAGGTGGCCGGCGCGCGCGGCGTGGCGGAGCGCTGGGACCGGGCCAGGGGCCTGGGCCCATGA
- a CDS encoding lycopene cyclase domain-containing protein, which produces MTYARFLGLFVVLPLLFLVVRYRRTLSWRGLAPMGVLLVVVYAATSPWDNLAVKWGLWGFDPERVWGVKLGYLPLEEYLFFGLQTLLVGLWARDRLERALAPAPREQEPVPTGRTLDPREVSP; this is translated from the coding sequence ATGACCTACGCGCGCTTCCTGGGGCTGTTCGTGGTGCTGCCCCTCCTGTTCCTCGTCGTGCGCTACCGCCGCACGTTGTCGTGGCGGGGGCTGGCGCCCATGGGCGTGCTGCTCGTCGTCGTCTACGCGGCCACGTCGCCGTGGGACAACCTGGCGGTGAAGTGGGGCCTGTGGGGCTTCGACCCGGAGCGCGTCTGGGGCGTGAAGCTGGGCTACCTGCCGCTGGAGGAATACCTCTTCTTCGGCCTCCAGACGCTGCTCGTGGGCCTGTGGGCGCGCGACCGCCTGGAGCGCGCGCTGGCCCCCGCGCCGCGCGAGCAGGAGCCCGTCCCCACCGGCCGGACCCTGGACCCGCGCGAGGTGTCGCCATGA